GGTGAAGCCCCCGTCCAGCGGCCGCGCCCGGTAGCCGTGCTCGCGCAGCAGCCGCACGGCCTCGGGGGAGACCACGCAGTAGGGCCCCTGGCAGTAGGCGACGATCTCGGCGTCCCGCGGCAGCCCGGCCGGCCTCTCGTGCAGCTCCTCCATCGGGACCGACGCCGCGTCGGGCACGTGGCCCGCCGCGTAGTCCTCCGCCGGGCGCACGTCGATGACCACGAGGCCGGGGTCGCCGAACCGCTCCCGCAGCTCCGCCGCCTTCATCGGGCGCATGACCGCGGGGTCGCCGAGGCGGGCCGCCACCGCGTCGCGCAGGTCGGCCAGCCGGTCCTCGGCGAAGTCCTGGAGCCGGCCGAGGAACTCCGACACCCCGGGGTCGGCGGTCCGGTGGTGGACCCGCGTCCCCTCCTTCCGGCCGGTCACCAGGTTCGTGCCGCGCAGCCGCTGCTGCGACTGCGCCGAGGTGTTCTTCAGCGGGATCCCGGCCTCCTCGGCCAACTGCTCGACGGTGTACTCCTTCTGGTCGAGCAGGCGCAGCCGCACCGGGCGGGACAGCGCCTTGCCGATCCGCGCGAGCTGGGCGTAGACCGGCTCCTCAGCGACCCCGGCCGTCGATGGGCACCTCACCGCGCAGGAATTGGACGTACCTCTCGGCGCAGGCCTCGACGACCCGTTTGGCGTCCCGGCGCAGCACCGGCCCCCACCAGCCGCCGTAGACGCGGTCGAACCGGTAGGGGCGCACCGCCTCGACCACGCCGCGCACCCCGCGCTCCGGCATCGGCAGCCGGTTCGGCGCGCTCCACGCGAAGGTGACCCGGTCCTCGCCCGGGGTCACGAAGACGGTGTCGCCGACGAGCAGAGCGCCGGCGCCGTCGGCCCCCTCGGCCCAGTGCAGGACCGAGCTGCCGGGGAAGTGCCCGCCGCACTGCACGAGGGTCACGCCGGGCAGCACCGGCAGCGAGCCCGACCACGTCCGGACCGCGGGGGTCGGGCGGCCGAGCCAGGCGACGTCGACCTCGGGCAGCAGGATCTCGGCGTCGAAGGCGCTGCTCCAGTCGGTGATCGCGCCGTACATGTGGGGGTGGCTGGAGCTGACGGCGCGCAGCCCGCCCGCGTCCCGCACCGCCTGGACGGCCTGGTCGTCGATAAAGCCGGGCGGGTCCCACAGCAGGTTGCCCTCTGACGTGCGGACCAGCAGCGCCCGCTGGCCGACGCCCAGGTCCGGCCGCACGCCGATGCCGATCAGGTCCGGCTCCACCTCCCGGATGTCGGTGCGGTATCCGGACGCGGCGAGTTCGGCCATGGTGGTCCACCGCTGCCCGGCCGGAGGCACCCACTGGCGTTCGTCCGCGCAGATCGGGCAGGTGTCGGGCGGCGATTCGGCCTCGGGGGAGTGGCCCCCGCAGGTCGGGCAGATCCACACCGGCCGGTCACGCGCTTCGGATTCCATGGCTATATATCTAACGAACTTTAGAATAATGGTCGAGGATCCCCGTGTGCCGCGGCGGTTCCGCCGCTGTGGTCGCGCCCGGCCCGAACGCGACCACAGCGGCGAGAGGACCGCGGGTCAGCGCCGCCGACCGGGGTCGTCCCCGCCCGGGGCCTGAGGCGGGCGGACTTCGGGGCCCTGCTGCGCGCGGCCGCGCTTGCGGCTGGCCTGGTACTGGCTGGAGTAGGCGGCCTTGGAGACGCGCTTGGCGTCGTCGCGCCGGGCCCGGCGGGCGAGTTCACCGAGCTCGTCGAGCTGGGCGTCGACGTCGTCGCGCATGCCCGCGGGGGCGCTCGGCCGCCCTTCGGCGAGCCTGCGGCGCGCGGACTCCAGCTTCGCCGCGGCCGCCTCCCTGTCCCCGCTCTGCAGCGAGGCGGCCGCCTCGCGCTTGGCGGTCTGCGCCTCCTGGTAGGCGAGTTCGGTGCGCACCGTCGGGTCGGGGATCCGGCCCGCCGCGTCGTCACCGGGAACCACGTTGACCGAGACCGGCAGCGAGACCGTGTACGTCGTCAGCGACGCCGGATCGACGTAGGTGACCTCGACCGATGCCACCTGCGCCGCACCGAGCGCCGCCGTGCCGGGGACGTCGACGCGCAGCAGCAGCCGCCGCTGCTCACCGGAGTGGAGGTCGCCGAGCTCCACCATGACCGACCCGTCGTCCAGCCGGGCCGAGGGGAGTTCGCCGACCACCGACACCGACCGCGCCGCTCCGACGGGTGCTGCCCGCAGCGACGCGGCCTGGGCGGTCTTGTCGAGCAGGTGGTCGACCTCGCCGGCGATGAGCTCCCCGGCGGTGTCGGGCTCCTCGGCGAACAGCGCGCTGCCGGTGCCGCCGTCGGAGACCGCGCCCAGCAGCTCCTCGTCGTAGCCCAGGCCGTAGCCGAGGGTGCCGGTCGCCACCCCGTGCCCGTGCGCCGAGCGCGCGCACTCCGCCAGCCGCCGGTGGTCGGTGATGCCCCGGTTGGCGTGCCCGTCCGATATCAGCAGCAGCGTGGCCCCCCGATCACCGGAGGCGCGCCGGGCCTCCTGGATTCCGCGCAGCAGTCCGCTCGACAGGTCGGTGGCGCCGCCGGGTTGCAGAGCGCGGATGCGCCGCTTGACCTCGGCCTTGTCCGTCAGGGGCCCGGCCGGGACCTCGACCCGGGCCTGGTGGTCGAAGCTGACCAGGCCGAAGTCGTCGGTCGGGTCGAGCCGGTCCACCAGCTCCAGCAGGGCGCGGACCGCGCCGGCCAGGCGTCCCCGCCCCATGGAGCCGCTGCGGTCCAGAACGATCTGCAGCGTCGCGGGCGGGCGCTTCGCGGTCGGCTTCTCCGGGGCGGTGACGCCGAGCAGGGCGGTCACCGCATCGGCGGAGTCCACCGGGACGACGTCGAAGTCGAGCAGGGCCGATACGTGCACGGGCGGGACTCCTTCGATCAGGGGAAGGGGAACACGTCCGCCAGTACAGCACGCGACACCGACAATCGCCCGCCGCAGCGGGATCCCCGGTGGCCGGAGCCGGTCGCCGGCGGTACGGACGTCTTGTGCCGCGCCTCAACGCCGAGACCGAACCGCGACACAGATTGCGGCGGGAGAGGCGCGTCGCCATCGGGCGGTGGTCTCAGGGCCCGCACGGGCGGGGCCGGCGGCGGCCGCCGCGGAAATCTCCCGGACGCGGGGGATTGACCCGGTGGCGGCGCGTTCTTAACATTCCACGCAAGGTGAATCGATTCGACGCACCCGTGCGGGCATCTGTCGAATCGATTCGATTGCGGAAGAGAGGTGCGGCCGTGGCCACGATCAAGGACGTCGCCCGTGCGGCGGGGGTGGCGCCGAGCACGGTCTCCTACGTGCTCAGCGGTTCGAGGAAGATCTCCGCCGAGACCCGCGTCGCGGTGCAGGCCGCGATCGAGGAGCTGGGCTACCACCCCAACGCCGGGGCGCGGTCGCTGCGCAGCACCCGCACCAACGTCATCGCCCTCGCGCTGCCCCTGCCCTCGCGCGGCTACCTGCCGGTCGGCGGGCGCTTCACGTACGGCCTCGGTGAGGCCGCCGGCGAGCACGGCTACGACCTCCTGCTGATCACGGCGGCCGGAGGAGGGTCAAGGGGGCCCGGCCTGGAGAGGGTCGCCCGCAGCAGGCTCGCCGACGCGGCCGTGCTCATGGGCGTCGAGATGGAGGACCCCCGGATCGGCGCCATGCGCGCCCTCGGCTTCCCTGTGGCGGTCCTCGGCCGCCCCGCTGACGAGTCCGCCGCCCCGTGGGCCGACCTCGACTGGGAGGAGGCCGCAGCGGCGTCGGTGCGGACGCTGCACGACGCCGGCCACCGCCGCATCTGCTACCTCGCGACGGTCGAGGACGACATCCGCAGCCGCCGCAGCTACTCGGTGCGCGGCATCGACGGCGCCGACCGGATCGCCGCCGAACTCGGCGCGCAGATCCCGGTGTGCCCCTCCAGCGGCGACCCCGAGGAGCTGCGCCGCCGCCTGGACGCCCTGTTCGACGCCGAGCGGCCGCCGACCGCGCTCGCCGTCCAGCACCCCGCGGCGATCCCGGGCATCCTGCGCCACCTGGCCGGGCGGGGGCTGCAGGTCCCCAGGGACGTCTCGCTCGTGGCCATCGGCAACTTCCCCGAAGACCTCGGCGGGCTCGATGTCACCCGCATCGAACTCCCCGTCCAGGAGATGTCGGCCGCCGTGACCCGGCTGGCCGTGGCGGCGATCGAGGGGGCCGGCGACCCCGGTCCCGCCGCCCGCTCCTCTGCCGGACACGTGCTGATCCCGCCCCGGATCACCCGGGGCGGCACCGTGGCGCCCGCGCCCTGAGCCCCCATCCCCCATCGCGATCCGAGAGACCCCGCTGGTCGACGCGGGCGGCCCGCCGGTCGCCCGCCCGTCCCGACGACGGAGAACCCCCATGAGAGACCGCCCCCTCCGCCCGCCGCCGGCCGCGCCCGTCATCGCGGCCGCCGCGGCGCTCGTGCTCATCGGCGCGGGCTGCGCCGCCGAACCCGACCCCGACGTCTACACGGTCATGAACTCCAACACCGACGAGCCCTACGCCACCTGGGACCAGGAGGCCATGGACCGCTGCGGCGACGAGATCGGCGTGCGCGTGCAGCAGATCAGCGTCCCGGCCGACCAGCTCGTCCCCAAGGCGCTGCGCATGGCCTCGTCGAGGTCCCTGCCCGACGTCCTCACCATCGACGGCTCGGACCTGCCCCAGTTCGCCGCTGCCGGGGGGCTGGTCCCCCTGGAAGAACTCGGCCTGTCGACGGAGACGCTGTCCGAGGGCGCGGTCTCCTTCGGCAGCTACGAGGGCACCTACTACGGGGCCGCCCGCGCGGTGAACTCGCTGGGGCTCTTCTACAACGAGGAGATGCTGGCGGAGGCGGGCGTCGAACCGCCGGAGACCTGGGAGGAGCTCGGCACGGCGGCGGCCGGGCTCACCGAGGGCGACCGCTACGGCCTCGCGATCAGCGCCCTGGCCACCGAGGACGGGGTCTACCAGTTCCTGCCGTGGCTGTGGTCCAACGGCGGCGACGAGCGGGAGCTCGACTCGCCCGAGGCGGTCGAGGCGCTGGAGTACGTCACGTCGCTGATCGACGGGGGCTCGGCGTCGCGGTCGGCCGTGAACTGGACCCAGGCCGACGTCAACGACCAGTTCATCGCGGGCAACACCGCCATGATGATCAACGGCCCGTGGCAGATGCCGGTACTCAAGGAGCACCCCGAGCTGGACTGGGCCGTGGTGGAGATCCCCGTGCCCGAGGCCGGCGGCACCCCGGTGGCCCCCATCGGCGGGGTGACCTTCACGGTCCCGGTCAACCGCGACCACCCGGAGCGGGAGGAGGTCGCGGCGCGGATCGTCGCCTGTATGACCACCCCCGAGGCGCAACTGGACTGGTCCACCAAGGGCAGCAACGTCCCCGTCGACCCGGGCGCGGCCGAGGAGTACCGCGAGGCGGTGCCCCGACTCGCGGCCTTCGCCGACCAGGTGCAGACCGCGCGCAGCCGGACCGAGTACGTCGGCACCGACTGGAACATCTACTCGCAGGCCATCGGCACCGCGCTGCAGGCGGCGCTGACCGGCGAGGCCGCTCCCGAGGACGCCCTCGCCCGCGCGCAGTCCCAGGTCGAGGCGGAGCTGAGGAGCCGGACATGACGACGATCGCCTCCAACGCGCCCGCCTCCGCTGACCGGGAGCGCTCCCGGACCCCGGACCCCGGCGTCGCCGCCGCGCGCCGCCGGCGCCGGATCCTCTCGCAGTGGCTCTTCATCGCCCCCGCGGTGCTGTACATGCTGGCCTTCTTCGGCTACCCGCTCGTGCGCAACGTCGTGATGAGCTTCCAGCAGTACACGCCGGCCACCTACTTCACCGGTGAGGCGCCCTTCAACGGCCTGGACAACTGGCGCGCCGTCTTCACCGACGCGCTGTTCGGCGCGTCGCTGTGGCACACCCTGCTGTTCACGGTCGGCTCGCTGGCCGGCCAGTTCGCCATCGGCATGGCGCTGGCCGTGTTCTTCTCCCGCCGCTTCCCGCTGTCGGGGATCATGCGCTCGCTGCTCCTGCTGCCCTGGCTGATCCCCATGGTGGTGGCCGGAACCGTCTGGCGCCGCGTGCTCGACCAGGAGACCGGGGTGCTCAACGAGGCCCTGCAGGGGCTGCGGCTCACCTCGTCCACCATCCCGTGGCTGAGCAGCCCCGACTTCGCGCTGCTGTCGGTGGTCCTGGTCAACATCTGGATCGGCATCCCGTTCAACATGGTGATCCTCTACGGCGGGCTGCAGGAGATCCCCAAGGAGATCCGCGAGGCCGCCGTCC
This sequence is a window from Spinactinospora alkalitolerans. Protein-coding genes within it:
- a CDS encoding ArsR/SmtB family transcription factor, with product MRCPSTAGVAEEPVYAQLARIGKALSRPVRLRLLDQKEYTVEQLAEEAGIPLKNTSAQSQQRLRGTNLVTGRKEGTRVHHRTADPGVSEFLGRLQDFAEDRLADLRDAVAARLGDPAVMRPMKAAELRERFGDPGLVVIDVRPAEDYAAGHVPDAASVPMEELHERPAGLPRDAEIVAYCQGPYCVVSPEAVRLLREHGYRARPLDGGFTRWNRA
- a CDS encoding carbohydrate ABC transporter permease, whose translation is MTTIASNAPASADRERSRTPDPGVAAARRRRRILSQWLFIAPAVLYMLAFFGYPLVRNVVMSFQQYTPATYFTGEAPFNGLDNWRAVFTDALFGASLWHTLLFTVGSLAGQFAIGMALAVFFSRRFPLSGIMRSLLLLPWLIPMVVAGTVWRRVLDQETGVLNEALQGLRLTSSTIPWLSSPDFALLSVVLVNIWIGIPFNMVILYGGLQEIPKEIREAAVLDGASPLRAFFGVTLPMMRPVVTVVLVLGFMSTVKILDLILALTNGGPAHATETLGTHTYQLSFLQLDFGQGAVVGNVLILISMVFAVIYLRANRDGLGR
- a CDS encoding VWA domain-containing protein; the protein is MHVSALLDFDVVPVDSADAVTALLGVTAPEKPTAKRPPATLQIVLDRSGSMGRGRLAGAVRALLELVDRLDPTDDFGLVSFDHQARVEVPAGPLTDKAEVKRRIRALQPGGATDLSSGLLRGIQEARRASGDRGATLLLISDGHANRGITDHRRLAECARSAHGHGVATGTLGYGLGYDEELLGAVSDGGTGSALFAEEPDTAGELIAGEVDHLLDKTAQAASLRAAPVGAARSVSVVGELPSARLDDGSVMVELGDLHSGEQRRLLLRVDVPGTAALGAAQVASVEVTYVDPASLTTYTVSLPVSVNVVPGDDAAGRIPDPTVRTELAYQEAQTAKREAAASLQSGDREAAAAKLESARRRLAEGRPSAPAGMRDDVDAQLDELGELARRARRDDAKRVSKAAYSSQYQASRKRGRAQQGPEVRPPQAPGGDDPGRRR
- a CDS encoding ABC transporter substrate-binding protein; this encodes MRDRPLRPPPAAPVIAAAAALVLIGAGCAAEPDPDVYTVMNSNTDEPYATWDQEAMDRCGDEIGVRVQQISVPADQLVPKALRMASSRSLPDVLTIDGSDLPQFAAAGGLVPLEELGLSTETLSEGAVSFGSYEGTYYGAARAVNSLGLFYNEEMLAEAGVEPPETWEELGTAAAGLTEGDRYGLAISALATEDGVYQFLPWLWSNGGDERELDSPEAVEALEYVTSLIDGGSASRSAVNWTQADVNDQFIAGNTAMMINGPWQMPVLKEHPELDWAVVEIPVPEAGGTPVAPIGGVTFTVPVNRDHPEREEVAARIVACMTTPEAQLDWSTKGSNVPVDPGAAEEYREAVPRLAAFADQVQTARSRTEYVGTDWNIYSQAIGTALQAALTGEAAPEDALARAQSQVEAELRSRT
- a CDS encoding LacI family DNA-binding transcriptional regulator — protein: MATIKDVARAAGVAPSTVSYVLSGSRKISAETRVAVQAAIEELGYHPNAGARSLRSTRTNVIALALPLPSRGYLPVGGRFTYGLGEAAGEHGYDLLLITAAGGGSRGPGLERVARSRLADAAVLMGVEMEDPRIGAMRALGFPVAVLGRPADESAAPWADLDWEEAAAASVRTLHDAGHRRICYLATVEDDIRSRRSYSVRGIDGADRIAAELGAQIPVCPSSGDPEELRRRLDALFDAERPPTALAVQHPAAIPGILRHLAGRGLQVPRDVSLVAIGNFPEDLGGLDVTRIELPVQEMSAAVTRLAVAAIEGAGDPGPAARSSAGHVLIPPRITRGGTVAPAP